The region CAGCCGGCGCTTGCGGGGCTTGATCATGGCAGCTCGGCCAGCACGGTCTCCCCGGCCAGCGAGCGCTGTCCGACGGTGACCCGGATGTCCGAGCCTGCGGGCAAGTAGGTGTCCAGCCGGGAGCCGTAGCGGATCAGGCCGTAAGTCTCCCCGATGGCGAGCTTGTCGCCGGGCTTGGCCGTGCACACGATGCGCCGGGCCAGCAGCCCGGCGATCTGCACCGAGATGACCTGAGCGCCTCCGGGGGTGCGGATGACGACGCTGTTGCGTTCGTTGTCCGCGCTGGCGGCGGCCAGGTCGGCCGAGCCGAAGAGCCCGGGGCGGTGCGCGACCGCGATCACCTCACCGCCGACGGGCGCCCGCTGCACGTGGGCGTCCAGCAGCGACAGGAAGATGCTGATCCGCGGCAACGGCACGGCCGGCAAGCCCAGTTCGGCGGGCGGCGTCTCCTCGTCGACGACGCAGATGAGGCCGTCTGCCGGCGCGACCACCACGCCCGGGCGAGTCGGTGGCGTCCTGGGCGGATGACGGAAGAACGCGGCGTTGGCCGCTGCGGAGGCGAGTCCTGCGCGGCGCAGCCAGCGACTCCGTCGTCCCGCGACTGCGACCGCCAGGCTCGCGCCGACGAACGGCAGGCCTTCGGGGTGCATCGGTGGAACGGAGGAACGAACCAGGGCCGCTAGCCGCGCGGGGCCTGTTGTGAGGTCGGGGCGTCTGGCCATCGTGCTCGCGATTCTACGGCCCGCTAGCGCAGATCCCACACGTGCACGCGGGAGCCCGCCGCTACCTCCACGGTGTCCTCGTCGAGTTCGAGCAGGCAGTTCGCCGAGGCCAGCCACCGCAGGTGGTGCGACGCGGGGGGCCCGTAGCTGGTCACCGTGCCGGTGGTGGGGTCGAGCACGCCGCGGCGGAACTGGCGCTTGCCGCGCGGCGAGGTCAGGTCCTCGGTCAGGACGGCGCTGCGCCGCGGGCGTTCGGCGTGCGGCAGGCCCATCGCCGAGCGCAGCGCGGGCCGGACGAACACCTCGAAGGACACCAGTGCGCTGACGGGGTTGCCGGGCAGCGTCACGATGGACGTGCCGGCCGCGTCGTCCAGGGATCCGGCGCCCTGCGGCATGCCGGGCTGCATCGCGACCTTGACGAACTCGACCGGGCCGCCGAGGGCGTCTTTGACCACTTCGTACGCGCCGGCGCTGACGCCGCCGGTGGTGATGACCAGATCGGCCTGCCCGCAGTGGCCCAGCAGTGTCTCCCGGAACGCGTCGACGTCGTCGCCGGTCATCGGAGAGGCCACCACCTCGGCGCCGGCGTCGCGGACGGCCGCGGCCAGCATGACGCCGTTGGATTCGTAGATCTGGCCGGGCTGTAGGGGCACACCGGGGCTGACCAGCTCCGTGCCCGTCGACAGGACGAGCACCCGCTGGCGGGGGATCACCGTCAACTCGCCGAGCCCGAGCGCGGCAGCCAGTCCCAGCGCCGCCGGTGTGACGAGCTGTCCGGCCGCGAGCACCGTGGTGCCCGCGGTGACATCCTCACCGGCGCGGCGGACATGCTGCCCGGCACGGGCGCTCGCCCGGATCGTGACGGTGTCGACGGCGCCGTCGGTGGCCTCCACCGGCACCACCGCCGTGGCGCCCGTCGGCAGCGGTGCGCCCGTCATGATGCGGTGCGCGGTCCCGCGTTCGAGGGCGGGGATGTCGGTCCGGCCGGCCGGGATGTCCTGCGTGACGGGCAGCCGGACGGGGGTGTCCTCGGTGGCGGTGGCGACGTCCTCGGCGGCCACGGCGTAGCCGTCCATCGCGGAGTTGTCGAATCCGGGCAGCGAGAGCGGCGCGTCGACGTCCTCGGCCAGCACCAGCCCCAGCGCCTCGGCGAGCGGAACCGGTGCGGGGGGCCGGGCGGTGATCAGCCCGGCGACCACCCGCTGGTGTTCCTGGACCGAACGCATCAGAGGTCGAACTTCACGCCGGTGAGCTCCTCGGACACCGCCCACAACCGCTGCTGCACCGCGGTGTCGTGCGACTTGCGGGTGGACTTCACCAGCACGGGATGGCCGACGAGTTCCCGGAATCCGGAGGGGCCGTAGTACTGGCCTCCGCTGACCCCCGCGTCGGTGGCGGCCCGCAATGTCGCCAGTGCGCCGACGGCGGGGCTGTTGGTGACGAGCCCGGCGAGCCACATGACACCCGGCAGGTTCGAGCCGGGCACGTGGCGCATCAGCTCGGTGTTGGAGATCCCGGGATGGGCGGCCACCGAGATCGTCGGCGCACCGGCCGCGGCGAGCCGGCGCTGCAGCTCGTAGGCGAACATCAGATTCGCCAGTTTGGACTGACCGTAGGCGGCGACCCGGTTGTAGCCGCGCTCCCACTGCAGATCGTCGAAGTGGATGTCGGCCTGGATGTTGTGGGCGATGCTGCCGACGGTGACCACGCGCGAGCCCGCGACGGGCAGCAGCCGGTCCAGTAGCAGACCCGTGAGTGCGAAGTGCCCGAGATGATTTGTGCCGAACTGCAATTCGAAGCCGTCGGCGGTAGTCTGCCGCGGCGGGTACATCACGCCGGCGTTGTTGATCAGCAGATCGATCCGGGGATGGGCGTCACGCAGCGCTTCGGCGGCACGGCGCACACTGGCCAGCGACGACAGGTCCAGTTCCTGCAGCGTCACGTCGGCCGCCGGATGCGTGCGGGTGATCCGTGCGACCGCGTCCCTGCCCTTGTCGAGGCTGCGCACCGCGATCACGACGCGGGCGCCCCTGCCCGCCAGCACGGCGGCGGTCTCGTATCCGATGCCGGTGTTGGCGCCGGTGACCACGGCTAGCCTCCCGGACTGGTCGGGTACGTCGGCGGCGGTCCACTTGCGCGTCATGGCATCAACATACTGAGGAGATGAACCTCGTGGAACCGGCGCATCCGCCGAGCCGCAAGGCGCCGTTGGTGTGGGCGATCGGCGCCGTCGTCCCGTGGGCTCTGGCGGTCGCCGCGCAGATCGTGTGGGTCGTCGTCGACCCGAGACCGATGTGGGTGCACGCGCTCCTCGCCGCGGCGACGGTGGTCGGGGTGGTGGTGTCCGTGGTGGTCGCGCCGCTCTGGCGCTACCGCGTGCATCGCTGGGACCTCGACGCCACCGCGGTGTACGTCCGGTCGGGGTGGCTGGTGCAGGAGCGCCGGATCGCGCCGATCTCGCGCGTGCAGACCGTCGACAGCTACCGGGGTCCGCTGGACCGGATGTTCGGGCTGGCCAACGTCACGGTGACGACGGCGTCGTCGGCCGGCGCGGTGCGCATCGTCGCGCTGGACACCGCCGTCGCCGACGATGTCGTGGCCCGGCTGACCGACATCGCCGCACTGGGCGGCGAGGACGCGACGTGAGCGTCGACGACGGCTGGTCGCGGCTGAGCCCCCGCATGCTGCTGGTGCATCCGGTGCACGAGGTGCTGCGCCAGATTCCCGTCCTGGTCGGGTCTCTGGTGCTCGGATCGGCCACCGGCAACCCGCTGTGGACGTTGCTCGGAGTCGGGCTGGTCGTCGGTTACGGCCTCGCCCGCTGGTTCACCACGACGTATCGTATCGACGCCGACGACGTCCGGTTGCGCAGCGGCGTCCTGCAGCGCACCGTGCTCTCGTTGCCGCGCAACAGGATTCGCTCGGTGTCGACGGACGCGCGGCTGCTGCACCGGCTGCTCGGGCTGGCGGTGCTGCAGGTCAGCACCGGCCAGCAGGCCCGGGGCGATGCCGCGTTCGCGCTCGATGCCGTACCGGCGCACCAGGTTCCGCGACTGCGCGCCATCCTGCTTGCGGACTCGCTGACGCCGTTCGCGGACGAGGGAGCGACCCGGGGCCGGGTGCTGGCGCGGTGGCAGCCGTCGTGGCTGCGCTTCAGTCCGCTGAGTCTCACGGGGTTGGCGATGATCGCCGCGGGGGTCGGGGTGGTCTACCAGGCGGGAGTGCTTGCCGCGCTGCGTGATTCATCGATCTTCCGCATCGGGGAAGGCGCTGCCCGGCAGCTGGGCGCCCTCGGCACTGCGGTGCTGATCGCGGCGGTGGTGCTCGCCGCCTCGGTCGTCGTGTCGGTGACGCGGTCGCTGCTGACCTACGCGAATCTGGAGCTGCGGCGCGATGCCGAGGTCCTGCACCTGTCGCACGGACTGCTGCGCGTCCGCGAGCACACCTTCGACATGAGGCGGCTGCGCGGCGGGACGCTGAGGGAACCGCTGTTGGTGCGGGCGATCGGCGGGGCGCGGCTGGACGCGGTGATGACGGGTCGGCGGCGGCGCGGAGGCCTCACAGCTGCTGCCGCCCTGCCCGCGGGAGACCGCGACGTCGGTGCTGACCGAGGTGATCGCCCGGCCCGACGTGGTTAGTGGGCCGCTCACCCCGCACGGTCCCGCGGCCACGCGGCGACGCTGGACGAGGGCGATGGCGTTGCCTGTCGTGGTGGCGGTCGGGCTGGCCGTCGCGGACCTCACCGCCGGTGTCGCGCTGTGGGTGTGGCCGTGCGTCGCGGCGCTGGCGCTGTGCTGTGCGTTCCTGGCGGCTGACCGGTCCCGTTCGCTCGGGCACCGGGTCGCAGACGGCTGGCTGGTCGCCCGCGCGGGCAGCCTGGAGCGGAGGCGTGACTGCGTCGCCGGCGCGGGCATCGTCGCCTGGACGGTGCGCCAGACCCTGATGCAGCGCCGGGCCGGCGTGGCGACCCTGATCGCCGCCACGGCCGCCGGGGTGAAGCG is a window of Mycolicibacterium chubuense NBB4 DNA encoding:
- the moeA gene encoding molybdopterin molybdotransferase MoeA; the encoded protein is MRSVQEHQRVVAGLITARPPAPVPLAEALGLVLAEDVDAPLSLPGFDNSAMDGYAVAAEDVATATEDTPVRLPVTQDIPAGRTDIPALERGTAHRIMTGAPLPTGATAVVPVEATDGAVDTVTIRASARAGQHVRRAGEDVTAGTTVLAAGQLVTPAALGLAAALGLGELTVIPRQRVLVLSTGTELVSPGVPLQPGQIYESNGVMLAAAVRDAGAEVVASPMTGDDVDAFRETLLGHCGQADLVITTGGVSAGAYEVVKDALGGPVEFVKVAMQPGMPQGAGSLDDAAGTSIVTLPGNPVSALVSFEVFVRPALRSAMGLPHAERPRRSAVLTEDLTSPRGKRQFRRGVLDPTTGTVTSYGPPASHHLRWLASANCLLELDEDTVEVAAGSRVHVWDLR
- a CDS encoding phosphatidylserine decarboxylase gives rise to the protein MARRPDLTTGPARLAALVRSSVPPMHPEGLPFVGASLAVAVAGRRSRWLRRAGLASAAANAAFFRHPPRTPPTRPGVVVAPADGLICVVDEETPPAELGLPAVPLPRISIFLSLLDAHVQRAPVGGEVIAVAHRPGLFGSADLAAASADNERNSVVIRTPGGAQVISVQIAGLLARRIVCTAKPGDKLAIGETYGLIRYGSRLDTYLPAGSDIRVTVGQRSLAGETVLAELP
- a CDS encoding PH domain-containing protein, yielding MNLVEPAHPPSRKAPLVWAIGAVVPWALAVAAQIVWVVVDPRPMWVHALLAAATVVGVVVSVVVAPLWRYRVHRWDLDATAVYVRSGWLVQERRIAPISRVQTVDSYRGPLDRMFGLANVTVTTASSAGAVRIVALDTAVADDVVARLTDIAALGGEDAT
- a CDS encoding SDR family NAD(P)-dependent oxidoreductase, which encodes MTRKWTAADVPDQSGRLAVVTGANTGIGYETAAVLAGRGARVVIAVRSLDKGRDAVARITRTHPAADVTLQELDLSSLASVRRAAEALRDAHPRIDLLINNAGVMYPPRQTTADGFELQFGTNHLGHFALTGLLLDRLLPVAGSRVVTVGSIAHNIQADIHFDDLQWERGYNRVAAYGQSKLANLMFAYELQRRLAAAGAPTISVAAHPGISNTELMRHVPGSNLPGVMWLAGLVTNSPAVGALATLRAATDAGVSGGQYYGPSGFRELVGHPVLVKSTRKSHDTAVQQRLWAVSEELTGVKFDL